From Acidobacteriota bacterium, one genomic window encodes:
- a CDS encoding PAS domain-containing protein — translation MARKNATAERSAKYQMVWYACAVVFPLLSAWITVRTPELHSIPFALNFSVIAGLGALAGPGPALVSILTSVAAYSLPFNPLRQQFNFSIGQIERTATLLAGAFFLTFLSWKQRSAENKLRATLESLQERTEALTLAQQGSDLGTWLFNADTMETFWDPGSTRVFGRPFVDLDNKALPLDFILPEDRERFRESIETAVNTGQPLRAEYRVLWPNGDIHWLEARGSKVPGSHHLWRGATFDVTRRKVVETALIRSEKLAAMGRLASTVAHEVNNPLESVTNLLYLIDSDETLSDATRSYVTLAEEEIARLANITRLTLTFARSASVRAPVKVAEVLDAVLSIYQRRCDLLNIAVERFYTPGVEIEIAPHELRQVLINLIANAIDAFRGDKPLLRLHTGYRENRAVVLVEDNGTGIETADQTRIFDAFFSTKADVGTGIGLWVTKELVEKNGGSISVESGNLDQNISTRFRLEFPVAASLFQQTEAPPPSEVSPAAP, via the coding sequence TTGGCCCGCAAGAATGCCACCGCAGAGCGCTCAGCGAAGTACCAGATGGTCTGGTACGCCTGCGCCGTGGTGTTTCCTCTTCTCTCGGCATGGATCACCGTGCGCACGCCTGAGTTGCACAGCATCCCCTTCGCCCTGAACTTCAGCGTCATCGCTGGCCTCGGCGCGCTCGCCGGCCCGGGTCCGGCGCTGGTCTCCATCCTGACCTCGGTTGCTGCCTACAGCCTGCCGTTCAATCCTCTGCGCCAGCAGTTCAACTTCAGCATCGGACAGATCGAGCGCACGGCAACTCTTCTTGCGGGCGCCTTCTTTCTCACCTTCCTCAGTTGGAAACAGCGCTCCGCCGAGAACAAACTGCGCGCCACGCTCGAATCGCTTCAGGAACGCACTGAGGCCCTCACCCTCGCACAGCAGGGCAGCGATCTCGGCACATGGCTCTTCAATGCCGATACCATGGAGACCTTCTGGGACCCCGGTTCCACCCGCGTCTTCGGCCGGCCCTTCGTCGATCTCGACAACAAAGCCCTGCCTCTGGACTTTATCCTTCCCGAAGACCGCGAGCGCTTCCGCGAATCCATCGAAACCGCCGTCAACACCGGGCAGCCTCTGCGCGCCGAATATCGCGTCCTGTGGCCCAACGGCGACATTCATTGGCTTGAAGCGCGCGGCAGCAAGGTTCCCGGCTCGCACCATCTCTGGCGTGGAGCAACCTTCGACGTTACCCGCCGCAAGGTTGTCGAGACCGCGCTCATCCGCTCGGAAAAGCTCGCAGCCATGGGCCGCCTCGCCTCTACCGTCGCCCATGAGGTCAACAATCCGCTGGAGTCCGTCACCAACCTCCTCTATCTCATCGACTCCGATGAGACTCTCAGCGACGCCACGCGCTCCTATGTCACCCTCGCCGAAGAGGAGATTGCGCGTCTGGCCAATATCACGCGCCTCACCCTTACCTTCGCGCGTTCGGCCAGCGTTCGCGCCCCTGTCAAGGTGGCCGAGGTGCTCGATGCCGTGCTCAGCATCTATCAGCGCCGCTGCGACCTGCTGAACATCGCCGTCGAGCGTTTTTACACCCCGGGCGTCGAGATCGAGATCGCGCCGCACGAGCTGCGGCAGGTCCTCATCAACCTCATCGCCAACGCCATCGATGCCTTCCGCGGCGACAAACCCCTGCTGCGCCTGCATACCGGCTATCGCGAAAATCGCGCCGTTGTTCTCGTCGAAGACAACGGCACGGGCATCGAAACCGCCGATCAGACCCGCATCTTCGACGCCTTCTTCAGCACCAAGGCTGACGTCGGTACCGGCATCGGGCTCTGGGTGACCAAAGAACTTGTCGAGAAGAACGGTGGAAGCATCTCCGTCGAGAGCGGTAACCTCGACCAGAACATCAGCACGCGCTTTCGGCTCGAGTTCCCCGTGGCGGCCAGCCTCTTTCAGCAAACGGAAGCCCCGCCGCCATCGGAGGTTTCCCCGGCTGCGCCCTGA
- the glmM gene encoding phosphoglucosamine mutase: MKKLFGTDGIRSVAGQYPLDPPTVYAIGRALARSLASQSPSPRVLVGMDTRESGPSIAATLTAGLADGGAAVESAGVITTPAIAHLTHTHSFSAGIVISASHNPWQDNGIKVFGPDGYKLPDATELAIEAEIFKHLETPGAPGLDSETWVSHNPPKVNDSDRADYIRFLIAAVPNLSLDNRRIVIDCANGAASAVAPELFAQIGGGEVIITHASPDGRNINEHCGALHAEIVAAAVRHHNAAMGITFDGDADRALFADEYGNVVNGDAVLLLAARDLQSRGLLTNSTVVATTMSNMGLEAALKRSGIQMLRAAVGDKYVLEQMLATNAALGGEQSGHIIFSGRSTTGDGLLTALLLLDVVHRSGKPLSELVADLKVFPQVIVNVKVREKKPLDTIPTVASAIAAAERELADSGRVVIRYSGTEALARVMIEAESEPLMRRHADTIANAIRAELGV, from the coding sequence ATGAAGAAGCTCTTCGGAACCGACGGCATCCGCTCCGTCGCAGGCCAGTACCCGCTCGATCCTCCCACGGTCTACGCCATCGGCCGCGCCCTCGCGCGCTCGCTCGCCTCCCAGTCGCCCTCGCCGCGCGTCCTCGTCGGTATGGACACGCGCGAGTCCGGTCCCTCGATCGCAGCCACTCTCACCGCCGGGCTGGCCGACGGAGGTGCAGCCGTCGAGAGCGCCGGCGTCATCACGACGCCGGCCATCGCACACCTCACCCACACCCACAGCTTTTCCGCAGGTATCGTCATCTCCGCCTCGCACAATCCCTGGCAGGACAATGGCATCAAAGTCTTCGGCCCCGATGGCTACAAGCTTCCCGACGCCACCGAGCTCGCCATCGAAGCCGAAATCTTCAAGCACTTGGAAACGCCGGGTGCCCCAGGTCTCGATTCTGAGACCTGGGTTTCGCACAACCCTCCAAAGGTCAACGACTCCGACCGCGCGGACTACATCCGCTTCCTTATCGCCGCTGTTCCCAACCTCTCTCTCGACAATCGCCGTATCGTCATCGACTGCGCCAACGGTGCTGCCTCCGCCGTCGCACCTGAACTGTTCGCGCAGATCGGCGGCGGCGAGGTCATCATCACCCACGCCTCGCCCGACGGCCGCAATATCAACGAACACTGCGGCGCGCTTCACGCCGAGATCGTCGCCGCCGCCGTCCGTCACCACAACGCTGCCATGGGAATCACCTTCGACGGCGACGCCGACCGCGCGCTCTTCGCCGACGAGTACGGCAACGTCGTCAACGGAGACGCCGTACTCCTGCTTGCCGCGCGCGATCTTCAGTCTCGCGGCCTGCTCACCAACTCCACCGTCGTCGCCACCACCATGTCGAACATGGGGCTCGAGGCCGCACTCAAGCGCTCGGGCATTCAGATGCTCCGTGCCGCCGTCGGCGACAAATATGTGCTCGAACAAATGCTCGCGACGAACGCCGCGCTTGGCGGGGAGCAGTCCGGCCACATCATCTTCTCAGGCCGCTCCACCACCGGCGATGGCCTCCTCACCGCACTGCTGCTGCTCGACGTCGTTCATCGCAGCGGCAAGCCGCTCTCCGAACTCGTCGCCGACCTCAAGGTCTTTCCCCAGGTCATCGTCAACGTCAAGGTGCGCGAGAAGAAGCCTCTCGACACCATTCCCACAGTGGCATCTGCCATCGCTGCTGCAGAAAGGGAGCTGGCCGACTCCGGCCGCGTCGTCATCCGCTACTCCGGCACAGAAGCGCTCGCCCGTGTCATGATCGAAGCCGAGTCCGAACCCCTGATGCGCCGCCACGCCGACACCATCGCCAACGCCATTCGCGCAGAGCTTGGCGTCTAA
- the xseA gene encoding exodeoxyribonuclease VII large subunit has translation MSSPEHNPPTLASLRAARGRSRSIKPQPEPSGFQSGLLFTANDTANDPPAPPQKPSSSPAPQKAERRIWTVASLVGSIRQQVETTHTDIWVEGEISNCRPAPSGHIYFTLKDASAQLPVVLFRRQAQLLRFRPADGLAVLARGRVSVYESRGQLQLIAETLEPRGAGSIQLAFEQLKARLLAEGLFDAARKRPLPAFPRCVGVITSPTGAVIRDIATVVRRRHAPLNLLVHPAVMQGPTSPGSVARAIRWFNAHPQHADLILIARGGGSLEDLASFNDEALARIIAASKIPIVSAIGHETDFTISDFVADHRAPTPSAAAEIITSAQHRIEERVALLDLRVRRAIRLHLLEARQRYARLSAPAVLASVSAGIDRRAQRIDELTLRLDRAATRRLRANSERLRALTECLRQQDISLKLASTRRCLERNTERLHHSAAGVLATHHIRVQSATTRLAALSPLSVLARGYALVYIEGGNADGTLLRSANDTAPGQTIRARLATGSLSAQVTRIKEDATQVATEKSSK, from the coding sequence ATGTCCTCCCCGGAGCACAACCCGCCAACGCTGGCCAGCCTCAGGGCCGCCCGGGGAAGATCCCGCTCCATAAAGCCGCAACCGGAACCCTCCGGGTTTCAGAGTGGTCTCCTCTTTACAGCGAACGACACAGCGAACGATCCGCCCGCGCCTCCTCAGAAGCCCTCATCTTCGCCAGCCCCCCAAAAAGCTGAGCGCCGCATCTGGACCGTCGCCTCGCTCGTCGGCAGCATCCGCCAGCAGGTCGAGACCACCCACACCGACATCTGGGTCGAGGGCGAGATCTCCAACTGCCGCCCCGCCCCCTCCGGCCACATCTACTTCACCCTCAAGGACGCCTCCGCGCAGCTCCCCGTCGTCCTCTTCCGCCGCCAGGCCCAGCTCCTCCGCTTCCGCCCGGCTGACGGCCTCGCTGTCCTCGCACGGGGCCGCGTCTCCGTCTATGAATCCCGGGGCCAGCTCCAGCTCATCGCCGAGACTCTTGAGCCTCGCGGCGCAGGCTCCATCCAGCTCGCCTTCGAGCAGCTCAAGGCGCGTCTGCTCGCCGAGGGCCTTTTCGACGCCGCACGCAAACGCCCACTGCCCGCCTTCCCGCGCTGCGTCGGCGTTATCACTTCGCCCACCGGGGCAGTCATCCGCGACATCGCCACGGTCGTTCGTCGCCGCCACGCTCCCCTCAATCTGCTCGTCCACCCCGCAGTCATGCAGGGACCGACAAGTCCTGGATCCGTCGCTCGCGCCATCCGCTGGTTCAACGCGCACCCGCAGCACGCCGACCTCATTCTTATCGCCCGCGGCGGAGGTTCGCTTGAAGACCTCGCCTCCTTCAACGACGAAGCTCTCGCCCGCATCATCGCCGCATCAAAGATCCCCATCGTCTCCGCCATCGGGCACGAGACCGACTTCACCATCTCCGACTTTGTAGCCGACCACAGAGCACCCACCCCCTCCGCCGCAGCCGAGATCATCACCTCTGCCCAGCACCGCATCGAAGAGCGCGTCGCCCTGCTCGACCTTCGCGTCCGCCGCGCCATCCGTCTGCATCTTCTTGAGGCCCGCCAGCGTTACGCCCGCCTCTCTGCTCCAGCCGTTCTCGCCAGCGTCTCCGCAGGCATAGACCGCCGCGCGCAGCGCATCGACGAACTCACGCTCCGCCTCGACCGCGCCGCTACCCGCCGCCTGCGCGCCAACTCCGAGCGCCTCCGCGCTCTCACCGAGTGTCTCCGCCAACAGGACATCTCTCTCAAGCTCGCATCCACCCGTCGCTGCCTCGAACGCAACACCGAGCGTCTCCATCACTCCGCCGCCGGCGTCCTCGCTACCCACCACATCCGCGTGCAGTCCGCCACGACACGTCTCGCGGCCCTTTCACCTCTCAGTGTCCTTGCACGAGGCTACGCTCTCGTCTATATAGAGGGCGGGAATGCCGACGGCACACTCCTTCGCTCCGCCAACGATACCGCACCCGGACAGACCATCCGCGCGCGACTCGCTACCGGATCGCTCTCAGCACAGGTCACACGCATCAAAGAAGACGCAACGCAAGTTGCAACGGAGAAAAGCAGCAAATGA
- a CDS encoding DUF2905 domain-containing protein — protein sequence MSDLGRILISLGLLLVVIGIVLVGLHRLNIPLGRLPGDFNWRGRGWSFSFPLATSILLSVVLSLLLWLINHFRR from the coding sequence ATGTCCGACCTCGGCCGTATCCTCATCTCGCTTGGCCTTCTGCTCGTGGTTATCGGCATCGTCCTCGTGGGGCTCCATCGCCTCAACATTCCCCTCGGCCGCCTGCCTGGAGACTTCAACTGGCGAGGCCGCGGCTGGAGCTTCTCCTTTCCCCTGGCCACCTCCATCCTGCTTAGCGTTGTCCTCAGCCTCCTCCTCTGGCTTATCAACCACTTCCGCCGCTAA
- a CDS encoding tetratricopeptide repeat protein, with amino-acid sequence MDQQTRQALKHDQFIDTAQHGLEWADQNRRSLIIWGSVAAIALLIAIVGGITYKHRSEQADIAFGNAMQTYQTPVVSPGQQVPPGVKTFPSAADRAKEASKQFVQVADQYGMTSSGRLSRYFAGLTFVESGQNASAESTLKQVASGWNSDLASLAKLGLAQLYRQTGRDAQAIEVYNDLTAHPSTSVPAGTAQLQLADLYEAEGKPEEAKKVYATLKDKDAKGPAGMIAAQKLSPTPAGGAALAQ; translated from the coding sequence GTGGACCAGCAAACCCGTCAAGCCCTCAAGCACGATCAGTTCATCGACACCGCCCAGCATGGCCTCGAATGGGCCGACCAGAACCGCCGTTCCCTCATCATCTGGGGATCTGTCGCGGCGATTGCCCTCCTCATCGCCATCGTAGGCGGCATTACCTACAAGCATCGCAGCGAGCAGGCCGATATTGCCTTTGGCAACGCCATGCAGACCTACCAGACCCCGGTCGTCTCACCCGGTCAGCAGGTCCCTCCCGGCGTCAAAACGTTCCCCTCCGCCGCAGATCGCGCCAAGGAGGCCAGCAAGCAGTTTGTCCAGGTCGCCGACCAGTACGGCATGACCTCCTCGGGTCGCCTCTCCCGCTACTTCGCCGGGCTGACCTTCGTCGAATCGGGCCAGAACGCCTCCGCCGAGAGCACACTCAAGCAGGTCGCCTCCGGCTGGAACAGCGACCTCGCATCGCTTGCCAAGCTCGGGCTCGCCCAGCTCTACCGCCAGACCGGCCGCGACGCCCAGGCCATCGAGGTCTATAACGACCTTACCGCGCACCCCAGCACCTCGGTTCCCGCCGGAACCGCCCAGCTTCAGTTGGCCGATCTCTACGAGGCCGAGGGCAAGCCTGAAGAGGCCAAGAAGGTCTACGCCACCCTCAAGGACAAGGATGCCAAGGGCCCCGCAGGCATGATCGCCGCACAGAAGCTAAGCCCCACCCCCGCCGGTGGCGCCGCACTCGCGCAGTAA
- a CDS encoding GGDEF domain-containing protein: protein MLTRLPANIDAVNRQIHRFSGLRFQWPVFPSALESRFERDTAGRRSRRLWLEGLIAIALFDLFLIADYFSSPQDFRRAFVLRLLIITPICLIVNASMLQKPDTAVRETSIAFASCLAGATQLYLEANKSATASAYVQMAVLAVLLFTNIVMRLRFPYALASSAAMLAADWVFLRVDRMLTGREEVLGIALAIATTAITLVANYSAGREERLNYLLNLRDELMVEDLNRLNAQLLRRSESDALTGLANRHSFDTQYAELWKRALTSGTGLSVIVVDVDNFKMLNDRYGHLYGDEVLRRIGSLLQQALRAKDDFAARFGGEEFVILLPGTHQPAAAQVAERICKMVELAGFPALDSSHKPYDSNTVATVSCGVATAYPTLRDRAEDLLEAADKAMYQAKANGRNCVACARYGAAIADRARVAAI from the coding sequence ATGTTGACGAGACTGCCTGCAAATATCGATGCCGTAAACCGCCAGATCCATCGATTCTCGGGTCTGCGCTTTCAATGGCCGGTATTTCCCTCTGCCCTGGAGAGCCGGTTCGAGCGGGACACGGCGGGTCGCCGGTCCAGGCGGCTGTGGCTTGAGGGCCTGATCGCCATCGCACTGTTCGACCTCTTCCTGATCGCCGACTACTTCAGCTCGCCACAGGACTTTCGCCGCGCCTTTGTCCTTCGCCTTCTGATCATCACGCCAATCTGCCTGATCGTGAACGCGAGCATGTTGCAGAAGCCGGACACGGCAGTACGGGAGACGAGCATTGCGTTTGCGTCGTGCCTTGCCGGAGCGACGCAGCTTTACCTGGAAGCGAACAAGAGCGCGACAGCTTCTGCCTATGTGCAGATGGCTGTCCTGGCGGTCCTGCTGTTCACCAATATCGTCATGCGGCTGCGGTTTCCGTATGCCCTGGCTTCGTCGGCAGCAATGCTTGCTGCGGACTGGGTGTTCCTGAGAGTGGACCGCATGCTGACGGGCCGCGAAGAGGTGCTGGGGATAGCACTGGCGATCGCAACGACGGCGATTACGCTGGTAGCCAACTACAGCGCTGGCCGGGAAGAGCGGCTGAACTATCTTCTGAACCTGCGCGATGAGTTGATGGTGGAGGACCTGAACCGGCTGAATGCGCAACTACTGCGGAGATCGGAGAGCGATGCGCTGACGGGACTGGCGAACCGGCACTCGTTCGACACGCAGTATGCCGAGCTATGGAAGCGGGCGCTGACGTCGGGAACCGGCCTGTCGGTGATTGTTGTGGATGTCGACAACTTCAAGATGCTGAATGACCGCTATGGCCATCTGTATGGCGACGAGGTGCTGCGGAGAATTGGGTCATTGCTGCAACAGGCGCTGCGCGCCAAGGACGATTTTGCCGCCCGGTTCGGAGGCGAGGAGTTTGTGATCCTGTTGCCGGGCACACACCAGCCGGCAGCGGCGCAGGTGGCCGAGCGTATATGCAAGATGGTGGAGCTTGCTGGCTTTCCGGCGCTGGATTCTTCTCACAAGCCTTATGATTCCAACACCGTGGCAACGGTAAGCTGCGGCGTCGCAACCGCGTATCCCACGTTGCGCGACCGCGCCGAAGACCTGCTCGAGGCCGCGGACAAGGCGATGTATCAGGCGAAGGCGAATGGACGCAACTGCGTCGCATGCGCGCGGTATGGAGCCGCTATCGCTGACAGGGCCAGAGTAGCTGCTATTTGA
- the polA gene encoding DNA polymerase I codes for MAKTPTKPTETKSTKPPIYLLDSMAFIFRAYHAMARQRPMSTRTGIPTAATYVFVNMINKLRKDFQPEYLAAVYDVGAPVHRNEMAAQMKDVKKFNIKTQQFETIEYGGYKANRTETPPDLIQQQPYIRRALEAFRIPILYYEGFEADDVIGTLSHKLAALGHHVYVVSSDKDMMQLVTNDVSILNPTKDNLILDPAGVEATLGVPPERVIDVMALRGDSVDNIPGAPGIGDKGSVELIQQFGTVEAAIDAATATPDAIKRKTYRESLANNRDNILLSKELVTIHTQVPIEYSLDAMRTQPADADACRALFSELEFTTLLKELAPAADTTVITYETKPSAEQIKQLLEEARAINSATGKPNGLAIAISEDAQAIAEETAAELSEEEPEPPASENLSLFSAVTNDRVPHPSRSEGWDEKSQNQLGLAANNHFAIEVSLDTPGIKDALADPTLPKDVHDLKAILRVLQAHNLKLEGVRNDVMLLSYLINPTHGSHTLPDIAARSTSRTLVYHSTKDNPADPKRLPEAAAAIVRLSATLGKQIADYAPTDHNIPADDPALGGAVTTDMLFADQAGNREQGTENSKKPGGAPPISPLQHVYNTIDLPLVSVLLRMEQTGVRIDPAFLREMSTRLAVEIDNLSEKIYTDSGHRFNINSPKQLGDVLFNKMLLPKPMKYGKGKVVSTAQDVLEELAESHPIAALVIEYRQLQKLKGTYLDTLPSLADAEGRIHTTFNQVGAATGRLSSINPNLQNIPIRTAVGREIRAAFIAAPGNVLMSADYSQIELRLMAHFSQDPLLVDAYRTGKDIHTLTAAEVFGVDAATMDKETRNRAKAVNFGIVYGISPFGLAAQLGIDQKTAKQYIETYFDRYKGVQRFIEETLATVRRNQAVSTSFGRVRPIPDIQSRNPNMRGFAERTAVNTPLQGTAADLIKIAMIRIDEEIAKRGLRSRMTLQVHDELLFDVVPEEAAEVEALVKHEMENVAEFSVPIVAEVGVGQNWRDIK; via the coding sequence ATGGCAAAGACGCCCACCAAGCCCACCGAGACCAAGTCCACCAAGCCCCCCATCTATCTTCTCGACTCGATGGCCTTCATCTTTCGCGCGTATCACGCCATGGCGCGGCAGCGGCCCATGTCCACGCGCACCGGCATTCCTACCGCGGCGACGTATGTCTTCGTCAACATGATCAACAAGCTGCGCAAGGACTTCCAGCCCGAGTACCTCGCTGCCGTCTACGACGTCGGTGCCCCCGTCCATCGCAACGAGATGGCCGCGCAGATGAAGGACGTCAAAAAATTCAACATCAAAACCCAGCAGTTCGAGACTATCGAATACGGCGGCTACAAAGCCAATCGCACCGAGACCCCGCCCGACCTCATCCAGCAGCAGCCTTATATCCGCCGCGCCCTCGAGGCCTTCCGCATCCCCATCCTCTATTACGAAGGCTTCGAAGCCGACGATGTCATAGGGACTCTCTCGCACAAGCTCGCAGCATTGGGACACCACGTCTACGTCGTCTCCTCCGACAAGGACATGATGCAGCTCGTCACCAACGACGTCTCCATCCTCAACCCGACGAAAGACAACCTCATCCTCGACCCCGCTGGCGTCGAGGCAACGCTCGGCGTTCCGCCTGAACGAGTGATCGACGTCATGGCCCTCCGCGGCGACTCCGTCGACAACATCCCCGGTGCCCCGGGCATCGGCGACAAAGGCTCGGTCGAGCTCATCCAGCAGTTCGGCACCGTCGAGGCCGCCATCGACGCGGCCACGGCCACGCCCGACGCCATCAAGCGCAAGACCTACCGCGAGTCGCTGGCCAACAACCGCGACAACATCCTGCTCTCAAAGGAGCTCGTCACCATCCACACCCAGGTCCCCATCGAGTACTCGCTCGACGCCATGCGCACGCAGCCCGCCGACGCCGACGCCTGCCGCGCCCTCTTCAGCGAACTCGAGTTCACGACGCTGCTCAAGGAGCTCGCGCCCGCCGCCGACACTACCGTCATCACCTACGAAACAAAGCCGTCAGCCGAGCAGATCAAGCAGCTCCTCGAAGAGGCGCGCGCCATCAACTCGGCAACCGGCAAGCCAAACGGCCTCGCCATCGCAATCTCCGAAGACGCCCAGGCCATTGCCGAAGAAACCGCCGCCGAACTAAGCGAAGAGGAGCCCGAGCCACCCGCCTCCGAGAACTTATCTCTCTTTAGTGCAGTCACAAATGATCGGGTGCCCCATCCTTCACGCAGTGAAGGGTGGGATGAAAAATCTCAAAACCAACTAGGTCTCGCCGCAAACAACCACTTCGCCATCGAAGTCTCACTCGACACGCCAGGCATCAAAGATGCCCTGGCCGACCCCACCCTCCCCAAAGACGTCCACGACCTCAAAGCCATCCTCCGCGTTCTTCAGGCGCACAACCTGAAGCTCGAAGGAGTACGCAACGACGTCATGCTGCTGAGCTACCTCATCAACCCGACGCACGGCTCGCACACGCTGCCCGACATCGCCGCGCGCTCGACCAGCCGCACCCTCGTCTACCACAGCACAAAGGACAACCCCGCCGACCCGAAGCGACTCCCTGAGGCTGCCGCTGCCATCGTGCGCCTCTCCGCAACTCTGGGCAAGCAGATCGCCGACTACGCCCCCACCGACCACAACATCCCCGCCGACGATCCTGCACTAGGCGGAGCCGTCACCACAGATATGCTCTTCGCTGATCAGGCAGGGAACAGGGAACAGGGAACAGAGAACAGTAAGAAACCGGGTGGAGCGCCGCCAATCTCTCCGCTCCAGCACGTCTACAACACCATCGATCTCCCCCTCGTCTCCGTCCTCCTTCGTATGGAGCAGACCGGCGTCCGCATCGACCCTGCGTTCCTCCGCGAGATGTCCACCCGCCTCGCCGTCGAGATCGACAACCTCTCTGAAAAGATCTACACCGACTCCGGCCACCGCTTCAACATCAACTCCCCCAAGCAGCTCGGCGACGTCCTCTTCAACAAGATGCTCCTCCCCAAGCCCATGAAGTACGGCAAAGGCAAAGTCGTCTCCACCGCGCAGGACGTGCTCGAAGAGCTCGCGGAGTCGCACCCCATCGCCGCACTCGTCATCGAGTACCGTCAGTTGCAGAAGCTCAAGGGCACCTACCTCGACACGTTGCCCTCGCTGGCTGATGCAGAGGGCCGCATCCATACGACCTTCAACCAGGTCGGCGCCGCCACCGGCCGGCTCTCCTCCATCAACCCCAACCTGCAGAACATCCCCATCCGCACCGCCGTGGGCCGCGAGATTCGTGCCGCCTTCATCGCAGCGCCCGGCAATGTCCTCATGTCGGCCGACTACTCGCAGATTGAGCTGCGCCTGATGGCCCACTTCTCCCAGGACCCGCTGCTGGTCGACGCCTACCGCACCGGCAAGGACATCCACACGCTGACCGCCGCCGAGGTCTTCGGCGTCGACGCTGCCACCATGGACAAGGAGACGCGCAACCGCGCCAAGGCCGTCAACTTCGGCATCGTCTACGGCATCTCGCCCTTCGGCCTCGCCGCGCAGCTCGGCATCGATCAGAAGACCGCAAAGCAGTACATCGAAACCTACTTCGATCGCTATAAGGGAGTACAACGCTTCATCGAGGAGACCCTCGCCACCGTGCGCCGCAATCAGGCCGTCAGCACATCCTTCGGTCGCGTCCGCCCCATTCCCGACATCCAGTCGCGCAATCCCAACATGCGCGGCTTCGCCGAACGCACTGCTGTCAACACGCCGCTCCAGGGCACGGCCGCCGATCTCATCAAGATCGCCATGATCCGCATCGACGAGGAGATTGCGAAGCGCGGACTGCGCTCCCGCATGACCCTCCAGGTCCACGACGAGCTTCTCTTCGATGTCGTTCCCGAGGAAGCCGCGGAGGTCGAAGCCCTCGTCAAGCATGAGATGGAAAACGTCGCCGAGTTCTCCGTCCCCATCGTCGCCGAGGTAGGCGTCGGTCAGAACTGGCGAGATATCAAATAG
- the queA gene encoding tRNA preQ1(34) S-adenosylmethionine ribosyltransferase-isomerase QueA, translated as MRVADFHFDLPEELIAQSPPPVRGSSRMLLVDRTAGEYRDDFFRNLPQRLQPGDLLILNDSRVIPARLYATRARGPHTQANSPDPTGRIEVLLTQQLGPDEWTALVRPGRKVQPGEHLHFSAPDDYTPLLEAEVIAAAGFGERTLRFKPTENFRAILDRIGHMPLPPYIHRGDTVEDRDRYQTVFSHEPGSAAAPTAGLHFTPEVLDQLRHRGIQIETITLHVGLGTFQPVRAENVEDIHLHAEHYTLPAATADAINAALREKRRIIAAGTTTTRTLEHCATVAEKDGFEPHAGIRLQPHSGETSIFISPGYGFRVVSGLLTNFHLPQSTLLMLVSAFAGREEVLGAYAHAVRERYRFFSYGDCMLIL; from the coding sequence GTGCGCGTCGCCGACTTCCATTTCGACCTTCCCGAAGAGCTCATCGCGCAATCCCCGCCACCCGTCCGCGGCTCCAGCCGCATGCTTCTCGTCGACCGCACCGCCGGCGAGTACCGCGACGACTTCTTCCGCAACCTCCCGCAGCGTCTCCAACCCGGCGACCTGCTCATCCTCAACGACAGCCGCGTCATCCCCGCCCGTCTGTATGCAACGCGCGCACGCGGCCCGCACACCCAGGCCAACTCGCCCGATCCCACCGGACGCATTGAAGTTCTTCTCACCCAGCAGCTCGGCCCCGACGAGTGGACCGCGCTCGTCCGCCCCGGCCGCAAGGTCCAGCCCGGCGAACACCTCCACTTCAGCGCGCCGGACGACTATACGCCGCTACTCGAAGCCGAGGTCATCGCCGCTGCCGGCTTTGGCGAACGCACCCTCCGCTTCAAACCCACGGAGAACTTCCGCGCCATTCTCGACCGGATTGGCCACATGCCGCTGCCGCCCTATATCCACCGCGGCGATACCGTCGAAGATCGCGACCGCTACCAGACCGTGTTCTCGCACGAGCCAGGCTCCGCCGCCGCTCCCACCGCGGGCCTCCACTTCACGCCCGAAGTATTGGATCAACTCCGCCATCGCGGCATCCAGATCGAAACCATCACCCTCCACGTCGGCCTCGGAACCTTCCAGCCCGTGCGTGCCGAGAACGTCGAAGACATCCATCTCCACGCAGAGCACTACACGCTGCCCGCCGCCACCGCCGACGCCATCAACGCCGCACTCCGTGAAAAGCGCCGCATCATCGCCGCCGGAACCACCACAACGCGCACACTCGAGCACTGCGCTACCGTCGCCGAAAAGGATGGCTTCGAGCCACACGCGGGCATCCGGCTCCAACCACACTCCGGCGAGACGAGCATCTTCATCAGCCCCGGCTACGGGTTCCGCGTCGTATCGGGCCTGCTCACCAACTTTCACCTGCCGCAATCCACGCTGCTCATGCTCGTCTCGGCCTTCGCGGGAAGGGAAGAGGTGCTCGGCGCCTACGCCCACGCCGTCCGCGAGCGCTACCGCTTCTTCTCCTACGGCGACTGTATGCTCATCCTCTAA